The following are encoded together in the Candidatus Margulisiibacteriota bacterium genome:
- a CDS encoding DUF4160 domain-containing protein, with protein MPEISRFFGIVIAVFYDDHNPPHFHARYEGNKAVIDINELKITEGSLPPRALGFVIEWALTHKQELLKNWELAGEHKALLPIEPLK; from the coding sequence ATGCCTGAAATAAGCAGGTTTTTTGGAATAGTGATAGCGGTTTTTTATGATGATCATAATCCGCCGCATTTTCACGCCAGATATGAAGGAAATAAGGCGGTCATCGACATCAATGAGTTGAAAATTACGGAAGGAAGCCTGCCGCCAAGAGCGCTGGGTTTTGTTATCGAATGGGCTCTGACGCATAAACAGGAGCTCTTAAAAAACTGGGAGTTGGCCGGAGAACATAAGGCGCTGTTGCCGATCGAGCCTTTAAAATAA
- a CDS encoding DUF2442 domain-containing protein, with protein sequence MKIKFENGREGIFSLRKYLDHKGVFSKLNDLNYLKSFYVNPDLGTICWPDGLDIAPERIYSEVEKNEKT encoded by the coding sequence TTGAAGATTAAATTCGAAAATGGCCGGGAGGGGATTTTCAGCTTGCGAAAATACCTTGATCATAAAGGCGTTTTCTCGAAGTTGAACGATTTGAATTACTTGAAGAGCTTTTATGTCAACCCGGACCTGGGGACGATCTGCTGGCCCGATGGGTTGGATATCGCTCCGGAAAGAATCTATTCTGAAGTTGAAAAAAATGAAAAAACTTAG